Proteins encoded in a region of the Atopobium sp. oral taxon 416 genome:
- a CDS encoding ABC transporter ATP-binding protein, with the protein MADDKNESVHYDEVLRYEMLEGNGPKGCPKGEPVLSARDLRVSFATEAGRVDAVRGVNFDLWGGRTLGIVGESGSGKSVTALALIGLLDDNAHVEGSVKLRGEELLGKTDEEMAPLRGSEISMIFQDPLSALTPMFTIGEQLAEALLVHNPDMPKDEVHQRCIELLETVGIDRPEERLDAYPHEFSGGMRQRVVIAIAIANNPDIIIADEPTTALDVTIQAQILDVLKVAQKKTGAAVVLITHDLGVVAGIADDIMVMYAGAAIERASVDSLFDHPSQPYTMGLLGAVPQPHMAADHRLVPIKGNPPSMAAIPSGCPFSPRCPMALKICHEIEPHLEPYDTSEGHLVACHRWQEIKTKNMTFKDVYPEMEPLPAKWADVPRDQRPVVLEVKDLVKTFPIQGKGLIRRNKGTMTAVDHVSFQIHEGETLALVGESGSGKSTTLTQIIELQKPESGTIKVLGQDVSDIKKSTDRRKMRQNVQIIFQDPMSSLDPRMPIYDVLAEPMRAQKWSDADINKRIGELMYLVGINPDYVDRFPSQFSGGQRQRIAIARALATNPKILLLDEPIASLDVSIQAGIINLLEDLQAELKISYLFVAHDLAVIRHISDSVAVMHLGKIVEYGDTEEVFTHPKDPYTQALLSAIPIPDPKIERTRTRLVYKDGRLIPAESLLKIKL; encoded by the coding sequence ATGGCTGATGATAAAAACGAGTCGGTGCACTACGATGAGGTTCTGCGCTATGAGATGTTGGAAGGCAACGGACCGAAAGGCTGCCCGAAGGGTGAGCCGGTCCTGTCAGCCCGCGATCTGCGTGTGTCCTTCGCGACTGAAGCAGGCCGTGTTGACGCAGTCCGTGGCGTGAACTTTGACCTGTGGGGTGGACGTACCCTCGGTATCGTCGGTGAGTCCGGTTCCGGTAAGTCCGTCACCGCGCTGGCACTGATCGGACTTCTGGACGACAACGCACACGTCGAGGGCTCCGTAAAGTTGCGTGGCGAGGAGCTCTTGGGGAAGACCGATGAGGAGATGGCGCCGCTGCGCGGCTCAGAGATCTCCATGATCTTCCAGGACCCGCTGTCCGCTCTGACCCCAATGTTTACGATCGGCGAGCAACTGGCAGAGGCGCTTCTGGTGCACAATCCAGATATGCCGAAAGATGAGGTACACCAGCGCTGTATCGAGCTTCTTGAGACTGTCGGTATCGACAGGCCTGAAGAGCGCCTGGATGCCTATCCGCACGAGTTCTCCGGCGGTATGCGCCAGCGTGTCGTTATCGCTATCGCTATCGCTAACAACCCCGATATCATTATCGCTGACGAGCCGACTACGGCTCTCGATGTGACGATTCAGGCGCAGATTCTGGACGTCCTGAAAGTCGCCCAGAAGAAGACGGGCGCTGCGGTTGTTCTGATCACACACGACCTGGGCGTCGTCGCGGGTATTGCGGATGACATTATGGTTATGTACGCCGGTGCCGCGATTGAACGCGCCTCAGTTGACTCACTGTTTGATCACCCATCACAGCCGTACACGATGGGCTTACTTGGCGCTGTCCCACAGCCGCATATGGCTGCGGATCACCGTCTGGTCCCGATCAAGGGCAATCCGCCTTCAATGGCGGCAATTCCGTCCGGCTGCCCCTTTTCGCCGCGTTGCCCGATGGCGCTCAAGATATGCCACGAGATTGAGCCACACCTGGAGCCCTATGACACATCTGAAGGACATTTGGTCGCATGTCACAGATGGCAGGAGATCAAGACTAAGAACATGACGTTCAAGGACGTCTATCCCGAGATGGAGCCCCTGCCTGCAAAGTGGGCGGATGTTCCCCGTGACCAGCGTCCGGTCGTGCTCGAGGTCAAAGATTTGGTGAAGACCTTCCCGATTCAGGGCAAAGGTCTGATCCGCCGCAATAAGGGAACCATGACCGCCGTCGACCATGTCTCCTTCCAGATCCATGAGGGTGAGACCTTGGCGCTGGTCGGTGAGTCTGGCTCCGGTAAGTCCACGACCCTGACTCAGATCATCGAGCTCCAGAAGCCTGAGAGCGGCACCATAAAGGTCTTAGGACAAGATGTCTCTGATATCAAAAAGTCTACGGACCGCAGAAAGATGCGCCAGAACGTACAGATCATCTTCCAGGACCCGATGAGCTCCCTGGATCCGCGTATGCCGATCTACGATGTGTTGGCAGAGCCTATGCGTGCACAGAAGTGGAGCGACGCTGATATTAACAAGCGTATCGGCGAGCTGATGTATCTGGTCGGTATCAACCCCGACTATGTGGACCGCTTCCCGTCACAGTTCTCCGGGGGTCAGCGTCAGCGTATCGCAATCGCGCGCGCCCTTGCGACCAACCCGAAGATCCTGCTGCTCGATGAGCCGATCGCCTCACTGGACGTCTCCATTCAGGCCGGTATCATCAATCTGCTCGAGGACCTGCAGGCAGAGCTTAAGATCTCCTATCTGTTCGTCGCACACGACCTGGCGGTTATCCGCCACATCTCCGACTCGGTTGCCGTTATGCACCTGGGTAAGATCGTGGAGTACGGTGACACCGAAGAGGTCTTTACGCATCCGAAGGACCCGTACACGCAGGCGCTGCTCTCTGCGATTCCGATTCCGGACCCGAAGATCGAGCGTACTCGCACGCGTTTGGTCTACAAGGACGGAAGGCTGATCCCAGCAGAAAGCCTGCTCAAGATCAAGCTGTAG
- the secG gene encoding preprotein translocase subunit SecG, producing MGVLNTVLLIIWALSGIFTVILILMHSGKGTGVSELIASSMYNASAGSGVWEKNLDHLTVITSIIFVVTILIMALTFPLGTI from the coding sequence GTGGGTGTACTTAATACCGTCTTGTTGATTATCTGGGCTCTATCAGGTATTTTCACCGTCATTCTGATCCTGATGCACTCAGGAAAGGGAACCGGTGTCTCTGAGCTCATTGCTTCTTCGATGTATAACGCATCCGCAGGCTCTGGTGTTTGGGAAAAGAACCTCGACCATCTCACGGTCATCACCTCGATTATCTTTGTTGTAACCATTCTGATTATGGCGCTTACCTTCCCCCTTGGCACCATTTAG
- the tpiA gene encoding triose-phosphate isomerase: MRSRMIAGNWKMNKTYDEAVELATGLADELKDGTGSVDVVVCPPAVDLKGVAEVIEQKKAPFALGAQDVYWEESGAYTGETAPNMLTNIGAKYCIIGHSERRGYFHETDEDVNRKAKALLAHNIIPINCCGESLEVREAGKHVSFVVEQIKKDTDGIELKDPNQYVIAYEPIWAIGTGKTATADDAQEVCGAIRETLASLFGKDLADTIRVLYGGSAKPDNIAGFLTEEDVDGALVGGASLKADSFAAMVKAAMN, translated from the coding sequence ATGCGTAGCAGAATGATCGCCGGCAACTGGAAAATGAACAAGACCTACGATGAGGCCGTCGAGCTGGCAACGGGTCTGGCTGACGAGCTCAAAGATGGCACTGGTTCAGTTGACGTTGTCGTATGCCCCCCTGCCGTAGATCTCAAAGGCGTAGCTGAGGTTATTGAGCAGAAGAAGGCTCCTTTCGCCCTGGGTGCTCAGGATGTGTATTGGGAGGAGTCTGGTGCCTACACTGGCGAAACCGCTCCGAATATGCTGACGAATATCGGTGCCAAGTACTGCATCATCGGACACTCTGAGCGTCGTGGCTATTTCCACGAGACGGATGAGGATGTCAACCGCAAGGCTAAGGCTCTGCTGGCTCACAACATCATCCCGATCAACTGCTGTGGTGAGTCTCTTGAGGTACGCGAAGCTGGAAAGCACGTCTCCTTCGTAGTCGAGCAGATCAAGAAGGATACCGACGGCATCGAGCTCAAGGATCCTAATCAGTACGTGATCGCCTATGAGCCGATCTGGGCTATCGGCACCGGCAAGACTGCAACCGCTGATGACGCACAGGAAGTCTGCGGAGCAATCCGTGAGACCCTGGCTTCCCTCTTCGGCAAGGATCTTGCAGACACTATCCGTGTCCTGTATGGCGGCTCCGCAAAGCCGGACAACATCGCGGGCTTCCTCACCGAGGAGGATGTCGACGGTGCGCTGGTCGGCGGGGCATCGCTGAAGGCTGATTCCTTTGCCGCTATGGTTAAAGCCGCAATGAACTAG
- a CDS encoding ABC transporter permease codes for MEEQNQDNRQEERKLTNAELELKADSQGPTEVKRISYWRLIGRRFMRQPSAVVGLIILIVMILIAIFGPFMCQYNYTEPDFTALNMAPNAKHWFGTDGGGFDLFACVVHGLGRSLTIGIIYSVLTTIIAAIVGTGIAYVRGIPEKICMWLLDMLMVIPSFLLVAIIVRAASGTQGWIILIIGLTAFGWIGYARTLRTMALSLRERDYVRAAKYMGVAPFKIIMRHLIPNLGSILIIDTVLGVISGINSETAYSFLGLGIKAPDTSLGYLLSQGSSAMLSAPWIVLIPSAVLIVLCVSMQLIGDGLRDAFDPYSRAAGSVGDQKDEDSKDTADAAASTISMRR; via the coding sequence ATGGAAGAGCAGAATCAAGACAACAGACAAGAAGAGAGAAAGCTCACCAATGCCGAACTTGAGCTGAAAGCGGATTCCCAAGGCCCTACTGAGGTCAAGCGTATTTCCTACTGGCGTTTGATCGGTCGCCGCTTTATGAGGCAGCCTTCCGCTGTTGTAGGGCTCATCATTTTGATCGTGATGATCTTGATCGCGATCTTTGGTCCCTTCATGTGCCAGTATAACTACACTGAGCCTGACTTCACCGCACTGAATATGGCACCGAACGCCAAGCATTGGTTCGGCACCGACGGTGGCGGATTCGATCTGTTCGCCTGCGTGGTCCACGGCTTGGGCCGCTCGCTCACGATCGGCATCATCTACTCAGTACTTACGACCATCATCGCAGCTATTGTCGGTACTGGTATTGCCTATGTGCGCGGCATCCCCGAGAAGATCTGCATGTGGCTTCTGGATATGCTGATGGTCATTCCTTCCTTCCTGCTCGTCGCAATCATCGTACGTGCGGCTTCCGGCACCCAAGGATGGATCATCCTGATCATAGGACTGACGGCCTTCGGCTGGATCGGCTACGCCCGTACGCTGAGAACGATGGCGCTGTCTCTGCGTGAGCGCGACTACGTGCGTGCCGCAAAGTACATGGGCGTCGCCCCGTTCAAGATCATCATGCGCCACCTGATCCCGAACCTGGGCTCAATCCTCATCATCGATACGGTGTTGGGCGTCATTTCCGGTATTAATTCCGAGACCGCCTACTCCTTCTTGGGCCTCGGCATCAAGGCACCTGATACTTCACTGGGCTATCTGCTGAGCCAGGGCTCTTCAGCAATGCTGTCCGCGCCGTGGATCGTTCTGATCCCGTCTGCAGTCCTGATTGTCCTGTGCGTGAGCATGCAGCTGATCGGTGACGGGTTGCGTGACGCCTTCGATCCGTATTCACGTGCTGCCGGTTCCGTCGGTGACCAGAAAGATGAAGACAGCAAGGATACCGCTGATGCAGCTGCTTCAACCATCAGTATGAGACGCTAG
- a CDS encoding ABC transporter permease — MARFIQYIIKRILAYIVMIFVATSLTYFLACAFMNPRSNFESRTPRPPQESIEASLDRTNMNDKTPVFQRYQRWLGDIVTTWDWGMSPEGDSVNAEVSNRIGASVELMLLATVLSIVIGVSLGVYTAQRQYQWQDRFWSGIASVFMVIPTVVLAILIVFFAIEINQAAGTRIFYVTGLSSYSGGNVFIAFFDFLQHIFLPTVVLTIISAVGYHLSQRTYLLDEMHADYVRTARAKGLTKRQAIRKHALRASLIPTAVSVAFSIASIFTGAVMTEKIFAIHGLGEYFINCINTNNINGAVAVAAFSGACTLIGALLADLFAAALDPRIQMS; from the coding sequence ATGGCACGATTTATCCAGTACATCATAAAAAGGATATTGGCCTACATTGTGATGATCTTCGTCGCAACGTCGCTGACGTATTTCCTGGCGTGCGCATTCATGAACCCACGCTCTAACTTCGAGTCCAGGACGCCTCGTCCTCCTCAGGAATCCATTGAGGCCTCCCTCGACCGTACGAATATGAACGATAAGACGCCGGTCTTTCAGCGCTATCAGCGTTGGCTGGGTGATATCGTGACCACGTGGGACTGGGGCATGTCTCCGGAGGGCGACTCTGTCAACGCTGAGGTCTCAAACCGTATCGGTGCTTCCGTCGAGCTGATGTTGCTGGCAACCGTGCTTTCCATCGTTATCGGTGTCTCCCTGGGTGTCTATACCGCACAGCGACAGTACCAGTGGCAGGATAGGTTCTGGAGTGGCATCGCCTCTGTATTCATGGTCATACCTACGGTCGTCTTGGCGATTCTGATCGTGTTCTTCGCTATTGAGATAAACCAGGCGGCGGGGACACGAATCTTCTATGTCACCGGGCTTTCAAGCTATTCAGGCGGCAATGTGTTCATAGCGTTCTTTGACTTCCTGCAGCACATTTTCCTGCCGACGGTGGTTCTCACGATCATCTCCGCTGTGGGCTACCACCTGAGCCAGCGCACCTACCTGCTCGATGAGATGCACGCAGACTATGTGCGTACCGCCCGTGCTAAGGGCCTCACCAAGCGTCAGGCCATCAGAAAGCATGCACTGCGCGCATCGCTCATCCCGACTGCAGTTTCCGTGGCATTTTCCATCGCTTCCATCTTCACTGGCGCTGTTATGACCGAGAAGATCTTCGCAATCCACGGACTCGGTGAGTACTTCATCAACTGCATCAATACCAACAATATCAATGGCGCGGTTGCCGTCGCCGCCTTCTCAGGCGCGTGCACCTTAATCGGCGCACTGCTCGCAGACCTCTTTGCAGCAGCCCTCGATCCGCGTATTCAGATGAGCTGA